Proteins encoded within one genomic window of Dehalococcoidia bacterium:
- a CDS encoding PLP-dependent aminotransferase family protein has translation SAAGLHLTALVLEPYAHHTPTIVRRAADLGVEVHELSQVAARAKGQRGLMLGYGAISLSDIEEGLRLLRLCFDGV, from the coding sequence CCTCAGCAGCCGGCCTGCATCTCACGGCCCTCGTCCTCGAGCCTTATGCCCACCATACGCCGACGATCGTCAGGCGAGCCGCGGATCTGGGAGTGGAGGTCCACGAACTCTCCCAAGTCGCGGCCCGCGCCAAAGGCCAGCGCGGCCTCATGCTGGGTTACGGCGCGATTTCTTTGAGCGACATCGAAGAGGGCCTTCGCCTACTTCGCCTCTGCTTCGACGGCGTTTAG